Proteins encoded within one genomic window of Acidovorax sp. 107:
- the minE gene encoding cell division topological specificity factor MinE has translation MASFLSFLLGEKKKTASVAKERLQIILAHERNGRNASEPDYLPALQRELVAVISKYVKINPDDLKVHLERQDNLEVLEVKIELPDTVR, from the coding sequence ATGGCTTCTTTCCTGTCCTTCCTGCTCGGCGAGAAGAAAAAAACCGCCAGCGTAGCCAAGGAGCGGCTGCAGATCATCCTGGCGCACGAGCGCAATGGCCGCAATGCGTCCGAGCCCGACTACCTGCCCGCGCTGCAGCGCGAGCTGGTGGCGGTGATCTCCAAGTACGTCAAGATCAACCCCGACGACCTCAAGGTGCACCTGGAGCGCCAGGACAACCTGGAAGTGCTGGAAGTCAAGATCGAGCTGCCCGATACCGTGCGATAG
- the minD gene encoding septum site-determining protein MinD: protein MAKIVVVTSGKGGVGKTTTSASFATGLALRGHKTAVIDFDVGLRNLDLIMGCERRVVYDLINVIQGEANLNQALIKDKQCDNLFVLAASQTRDKDALTQDGVEKVLKDLAAMDFEYIVCDSPAGIESGALMAMHFADEALLVTNPEVSSVRDSDRILGMLGSKTKRAIDGGEPIKEHLLITRYNPSRVQDGQMLSLEDIQDILRIKLIGVIPESEVVLQSSNQGTPAIHAQGSDVSEAYKDVIDRFLGQDKPLRFIDAEKPGFFKRLFGSK from the coding sequence ATGGCCAAAATCGTCGTCGTGACCTCCGGCAAAGGTGGCGTGGGCAAGACCACCACCAGCGCCAGCTTTGCCACCGGCCTCGCCCTGCGCGGCCACAAGACCGCCGTGATCGACTTTGACGTCGGCCTGCGCAACCTGGACCTCATCATGGGCTGCGAACGCCGCGTGGTGTATGACCTGATCAACGTGATCCAGGGCGAGGCCAACCTGAACCAGGCGCTCATCAAGGACAAGCAGTGCGACAACCTGTTCGTGCTGGCCGCCAGCCAGACGCGTGACAAGGACGCGCTGACGCAAGATGGCGTCGAGAAGGTCCTCAAGGACCTGGCCGCGATGGACTTTGAATACATCGTCTGCGACTCGCCCGCCGGCATCGAAAGCGGCGCGCTGATGGCCATGCACTTTGCCGACGAGGCGCTGCTGGTGACCAACCCCGAGGTGTCTTCGGTGCGCGACTCCGACCGCATCCTGGGCATGCTGGGCAGCAAGACCAAGCGCGCCATCGACGGCGGCGAGCCGATCAAGGAACACCTGCTCATCACGCGCTACAACCCCAGCCGCGTGCAGGACGGCCAGATGCTGAGCCTGGAAGACATCCAGGACATCCTGCGCATCAAGCTGATCGGCGTGATCCCCGAGTCCGAAGTGGTGCTGCAGTCGTCCAACCAGGGCACGCCAGCCATCCATGCGCAGGGCAGCGATGTGAGCGAGGCATACAAGGACGTGATCGACCGCTTCCTGGGGCAGGACAAGCCGCTGCGTTTCATTGACGCCGAAAAGCCCGGCTTCTTCAAACGCCTGTTCGGGAGCAAATAG